A stretch of Castanea sativa cultivar Marrone di Chiusa Pesio chromosome 2, ASM4071231v1 DNA encodes these proteins:
- the LOC142623770 gene encoding linamarin synthase 2-like, giving the protein MDSEETPKPHAVFLPYPSQGHVTPMMRLAKLVHSRGFHITFVNTEFNHRRLIRSKGLEYVKGLPDFRFETIPDGLPPSDRDATQDIPALCDSIRKNCLAPFKELVLKLNSSESEVPLVTCIISDGFMSFAIKAGEELGILEVQFWTASACGFMGYLSFTELIRRGIIPFKDESFKYDGTLETPIRWIPGMKNIRLMDLPSFIRTTDINEILFDYAGSESRNCLNSSAIIFNTFDELEHDVLEEITAKFPQIYNIGPLSLLEQHLPESQIMSISSSLWKEDSKCLQWLDKREPNSVVYINYGSMTTITEQQFNEFAWGLANSKHTFLWIVRPDVVMGDSIILPEEFFEETKDRGLLTTWCPQDKVLAHPSIGVYLTHGGWNSILESVCAGVPIICWPFFAEQQTNCRYACTTWEIGVEVNEVVKRDAIEALVKEMMEGEKGKATRQKASEWKKKAMEATDIEGSSYKNFERLIKEALLIGE; this is encoded by the exons ATGGATTCAGAAGAAACCCCAAAACCCCATGCAGTTTTTCTCCCATACCCATCACAAGGCCATGTAACACCCATGATGCGACTAGCCAAGCTCGTTCATTCAAGGGGCTTTCATATAACCTTTGTAAACACCGAGTTCAACCACAGACGCTTAATCAGGTCCAAAGGACTTGAGTACGTAAAGGGCCTGCCTGATTTCCGGTTTGAAACAATACCAGACGGGTTGCCACCATCCGATCGTGATGCAACCCAAGATATCCCAGCACTATGTGATTCCATAAGAAAGAATTGTTTGGCCCCGTTTAAAGAGCTAGTGCTTAAGCTCAACTCATCCGAGTCTGAAGTGCCTTTGGTTACTTGCATAATCTCTGATGGCTTCATGAGTTTCGCTATTAAAGCTGGTGAGGAATTAGGCATCCTGGAGGTTCAATTTTGGACTGCTTCAGCTTGTGGCTTCATGGGATATCTCTCCTTCACCGAACTCATCAGAAGGggcattattccttttaaag ATGAAAGCTTTAAATATGATGGCACTCTTGAGACACCAATCAGGTGGATACCAGGAATGAAAAACATTAGGCTTATGGATCTCCCTAGCTTCATTAGAACCACTGACATTAATGAAATACTATTTGACTACGCGGGATCAGAATCACGAAATTGCTTGAATTCTTCTGCGATCATCTTCAACACATTTGATGAGTTAGAACATGATGTCCTAGAAGAAATTACAGcaaaattccctcaaatttaCAATATAGGTCCACTTTCCTTGCTAGAACAACATTTACCAGAGAGCCAGATCATGTCTATAAGCTCAAGCTTATGGAAAGAAGACTCAAAATGCCTCCAATGGCTAGATAAAAGGGAACCCAACTCAGTTGTGTACATAAATTATGGCAGCATGACCACAATCACAGAACAACAGTTCAATGAATTTGCATGGGGGCTTGCAAATAGCAAACACACTTTTTTGTGGATAGTTAGGCCTGATGTGGTAATGGGAGATTCAATAATTTTGCCTGAAGAATTTTTTGAGGAGACTAAGGATAGGGGATTGCTAACAACGTGGTGCCCCCAAGATAAAGTACTAGCACACCCATCTATAGGGGTTTATCTAACACATGGTGGCTGGAATTCGATATTAGAAAGTGTATGTGCTGGTGTGCCTATTATTTGTTGGCCTTTCTTTGCTGAGCAACAAACAAATTGTCGGTATGCTTGTACCACTTGGGAGATTGGTGTGGAGGTTAACGAAGTTGTTAAACGTGATGCAATTGAAGCACTTGTTAAGGAAATGATGGAAGGGGAAAAGGGGAAGGCCACAAGGCAAAAGGCTAGTGAATGGAAGAAAAAAGCAATGGAAGCAACTGATATTGAAGGATCATCATACAAGAATTTTGAAAGATTAATTAAGGAGGCTCTCCTCATTGGTGAGTGA